One window of the Brevundimonas goettingensis genome contains the following:
- a CDS encoding class 1 fructose-bisphosphatase, whose protein sequence is MTTFAPFSDWLAGQEAPEALKTVVAAVAEECVAISRVVSLGALAGALGVAGSVNVQDEEQKKLDVMTNDMLTDRLKGCAAVAAVGSEEMDLIEPTGRQGGYLVTFDPLDGSSNIDINAPVGTIFSILPAPEGRAPAEADFLIGGRHQVSAGYAVYGAQTMLVLTINEGVTGFTLDDQGQWRLTHPDIRVPADTKEFAINMSNRRHWAEPVRRYIDAALAGKTGPRAKDFNMRWVAAMVADVHRILMRGGVFLYPWDQREPDRPGKLRLLYEGAPMALLIERAGGKATTDGTQPILDVVPTRLHDRVAVALGSANEVDAIAAA, encoded by the coding sequence ATGACGACCTTCGCCCCCTTCTCCGACTGGCTGGCCGGCCAGGAAGCGCCCGAGGCCCTGAAGACGGTGGTCGCGGCGGTGGCGGAGGAGTGCGTGGCTATCTCCCGCGTCGTCTCGCTCGGCGCCCTGGCAGGGGCCCTCGGCGTCGCCGGCAGCGTCAACGTCCAGGACGAGGAGCAGAAAAAGCTCGACGTCATGACCAACGACATGCTGACCGACCGGCTGAAAGGGTGCGCCGCCGTCGCCGCCGTCGGCTCCGAGGAGATGGACCTGATCGAGCCCACCGGCCGTCAGGGCGGCTATCTGGTCACCTTCGATCCGCTGGACGGCTCGTCCAACATCGACATCAACGCCCCCGTCGGCACCATCTTCTCCATCCTGCCGGCGCCCGAGGGCCGCGCCCCGGCCGAGGCCGACTTCCTGATCGGCGGCCGTCATCAGGTCTCGGCGGGCTATGCGGTCTACGGCGCCCAGACCATGCTGGTCCTGACGATCAACGAGGGCGTCACCGGCTTTACCCTCGACGATCAGGGCCAGTGGCGACTGACCCATCCCGACATCCGCGTCCCGGCGGATACGAAGGAGTTCGCGATCAATATGTCGAACCGCCGCCACTGGGCCGAACCGGTGCGCCGCTATATCGACGCCGCCCTGGCCGGCAAGACGGGCCCTCGGGCTAAGGACTTCAACATGCGCTGGGTCGCGGCCATGGTCGCCGACGTCCACCGCATCCTGATGCGCGGCGGCGTCTTCCTCTATCCCTGGGACCAGCGCGAGCCCGACCGCCCCGGCAAGCTGCGTCTTCTCTATGAAGGCGCCCCCATGGCCCTGCTGATCGAGCGGGCCGGCGGCAAGGCCACCACCGACGGGACACAACCCATCCTCGACGTCGTCCCGACCAGGCTCCACGACCGCGTCGCCGTCGCCCTCGGCTCTGCCAATGAGGTGGACGCCATCGCGGCGGCCTGA
- a CDS encoding PTS sugar transporter subunit IIA gives MIGLVIVTHGGLASEFLAAMEHVVGPQRGVAAICIGPEDDMERRRRDIVDAAAAVDDGSGVILLTDMFGGTPSNLAISVMEQTHAEVIAGLNLPMLIKLASVRGRETLEACVAHAQDAGRKYISVASWVLAGEK, from the coding sequence ATGATCGGGCTGGTGATCGTCACCCACGGAGGGCTCGCCTCCGAATTCCTGGCGGCCATGGAGCATGTCGTGGGCCCTCAACGGGGCGTTGCGGCCATCTGCATCGGCCCCGAGGACGACATGGAGCGCCGCCGGCGCGACATCGTCGACGCCGCCGCCGCCGTCGATGACGGCTCGGGCGTCATCCTGCTGACCGATATGTTCGGCGGCACGCCGTCGAACCTGGCCATCTCGGTGATGGAGCAGACCCACGCCGAGGTCATCGCCGGACTGAACCTGCCGATGCTGATCAAGCTGGCCAGCGTGCGCGGGCGCGAGACATTGGAAGCCTGCGTCGCCCATGCCCAGGACGCCGGCCGCAAATACATCTCGGTCGCCTCCTGGGTTCTGGCGGGCGAGAAATAG
- a CDS encoding HPr kinase/phosphorylase → MTRHKTGSIHATAVARFGPKGWSGVLLTGPSGSGKSDLALRLIGLGWRLVADDYCEVWASGGAVWAKAPVRIANLIEARGLGIVPSSARPLARIALVIRCGPEPVERLPLPETTTVCGLSLPRLVLDTRPVSAANTVEAALKATLAGLDVAPL, encoded by the coding sequence ATGACCCGCCACAAGACCGGCTCCATCCACGCGACCGCCGTCGCCCGCTTCGGCCCGAAAGGCTGGAGCGGCGTCCTGCTGACCGGACCGTCGGGATCGGGCAAGAGCGACCTGGCCCTGCGGCTGATCGGCCTGGGCTGGCGGCTGGTCGCCGACGACTATTGCGAGGTCTGGGCCTCGGGCGGCGCGGTCTGGGCCAAGGCGCCCGTGCGCATCGCCAACCTGATCGAGGCCCGTGGGCTGGGCATCGTCCCGTCGTCCGCACGCCCCCTTGCCCGGATCGCCCTGGTGATCCGCTGCGGGCCCGAGCCGGTCGAACGCCTGCCCCTGCCGGAGACCACCACCGTCTGCGGCCTGAGCCTGCCCCGGCTCGTTTTGGACACCCGTCCGGTGTCCGCGGCGAACACCGTCGAGGCGGCCCTGAAGGCCACACTCGCCGGGCTTGATGTCGCACCGCTTTAA
- a CDS encoding cytochrome b/b6 domain-containing protein produces the protein MMDQTVDEIPAEVPAPVTSSHEDRPLPGGRTDTFRHPVWVRIGHWINATAVIVLLMSGANILLAHPHLYWGLKSTFAEPWLDIPTIPDWLLLPQGRDLATARRWHFFFAWLFVINGLVWLAFAFLTRRFQTRLWPTTTDLKGFWPSVKKHARLHFPKDGEARAYNVIQKLTYAAMVLVVLPMMLITGLSMSPGFNAIGGVLLELMGGRQSARTLHFISANLILLFLLVHVGLVIWTGLANNMRAMITGWFVIEPSKEEADRE, from the coding sequence ATGATGGATCAGACTGTCGACGAGATTCCGGCCGAGGTCCCGGCTCCCGTCACCTCTTCCCATGAAGACCGCCCCCTGCCGGGAGGCCGCACCGACACCTTCCGCCATCCCGTCTGGGTCCGCATCGGGCACTGGATCAACGCCACGGCGGTGATCGTCCTCCTGATGAGCGGGGCCAATATCCTGCTGGCCCATCCGCATCTCTACTGGGGGCTGAAGTCGACCTTCGCCGAGCCCTGGCTCGACATCCCGACCATCCCCGACTGGCTGCTGCTGCCTCAGGGTCGGGATCTGGCGACGGCCCGGCGCTGGCATTTCTTCTTCGCCTGGCTGTTTGTCATCAATGGGCTGGTCTGGCTGGCCTTCGCCTTCCTCACTAGGCGGTTCCAGACCCGGCTGTGGCCGACGACTACCGACCTCAAGGGCTTCTGGCCCTCGGTGAAGAAACACGCCCGTCTCCACTTCCCCAAGGACGGCGAGGCCCGCGCCTATAACGTCATCCAGAAGCTGACCTATGCGGCGATGGTGCTGGTGGTCCTGCCGATGATGCTGATCACGGGGCTGTCGATGTCGCCGGGGTTCAACGCCATAGGCGGGGTCCTGCTGGAGCTGATGGGCGGGCGGCAGTCGGCGCGGACCCTGCATTTCATCTCGGCGAACCTGATCCTCCTCTTCCTTCTGGTCCATGTCGGGCTGGTGATCTGGACGGGGCTCGCCAACAACATGCGGGCCATGATCACCGGCTGGTTCGTCATCGAGCCCTCGAAAGAGGAGGCCGACCGTGAGTAG
- a CDS encoding glutathione S-transferase family protein translates to MAGEYIVYGASGSGSMPVEAALTLMGQPFRVVEAVTWEGEAERDKVASVNPMRQIPALITPEGETVTESAAILLFLTERHPEAGLAPLPGDPRRGQFLRWMSFIPASVYSMYWVRDVPSRLVGQDEAAQAVLLQRTSGRIADCWAVMESQIGPTIAPGGFLAGPGVSVLDLYVTVASRWTPRRKRFAEVAPKMAEVVRRVDALPELQAFWTGRWPFAEGEER, encoded by the coding sequence ATGGCCGGAGAGTACATCGTCTATGGCGCGTCAGGCTCCGGCTCGATGCCGGTCGAGGCGGCGCTGACACTGATGGGCCAGCCGTTCCGGGTGGTGGAGGCGGTGACCTGGGAGGGCGAGGCCGAGCGGGACAAGGTCGCGTCGGTCAATCCGATGCGGCAGATCCCGGCCCTGATCACCCCGGAAGGCGAGACGGTCACCGAGAGTGCGGCCATCCTGCTGTTCCTGACAGAACGCCATCCGGAGGCGGGGCTGGCTCCCCTGCCCGGCGATCCCCGGAGAGGCCAGTTCCTGCGCTGGATGAGCTTCATCCCGGCGTCCGTCTATTCGATGTACTGGGTGCGCGACGTCCCCTCGCGGCTGGTGGGGCAGGATGAGGCGGCGCAGGCCGTGCTGCTGCAGCGAACGTCCGGGCGGATCGCCGACTGCTGGGCGGTGATGGAGAGCCAGATCGGGCCGACGATCGCTCCGGGCGGGTTCCTGGCGGGGCCGGGGGTCAGCGTGCTGGACCTCTATGTGACCGTCGCCAGCCGCTGGACGCCGCGCCGCAAACGCTTCGCCGAGGTCGCGCCGAAGATGGCGGAGGTGGTGAGAAGAGTGGATGCGCTGCCGGAGTTGCAGGCCTTCTGGACCGGGCGGTGGCCGTTCGCGGAGGGGGAGGAACGGTAG
- a CDS encoding oxidoreductase, which yields MTLLNKALLNVGLVGYGFAGKTFHAPLISACPDLSLHTVVSTRPEAVHADWPEARVVPDLATALADPEIDLVVIATPDALHAEQAEAALNAGKAVVVDKPFALSLADARRVVDLADEKGLFLSVFQNRRWDADFLALKAEIASGRLGRIVTYESHFDRYRPVVRDRWREAPGAGVWQDLGPHLIDQALNLFGRPEGITCDLAIQRDGGLSPDRAHATLRYDGGLRVVLNAAMLIAAPDVRFAVHGSRASFLTSGLDPQEDQLKAGMVPGAPGWGVDPSPPTIVEGETGARTSAPGPAGDYPAYYAAVAKAVRGEGPNPVPPSEALMVMEVLEAGMISSREGREVAL from the coding sequence ATGACTCTTTTGAACAAAGCCCTTCTGAATGTGGGACTGGTCGGCTACGGCTTCGCCGGAAAGACCTTCCACGCCCCGCTGATCTCGGCCTGCCCGGACCTCAGCCTCCACACCGTCGTCTCGACCCGGCCCGAGGCCGTCCACGCCGACTGGCCCGAGGCCCGCGTCGTCCCAGACCTCGCGACGGCCCTCGCCGACCCTGAGATCGACCTCGTCGTCATCGCCACCCCCGACGCCCTGCACGCCGAACAGGCCGAGGCGGCTTTGAACGCCGGCAAGGCGGTGGTGGTCGACAAGCCCTTCGCCCTCAGCCTCGCCGACGCCCGCCGGGTGGTTGACCTGGCGGATGAGAAGGGCCTCTTCCTCTCCGTCTTCCAGAACCGCCGCTGGGACGCCGACTTCCTCGCCCTGAAGGCCGAGATCGCCTCGGGCCGCCTCGGCCGGATCGTCACCTATGAGAGCCATTTCGACCGCTACCGCCCGGTGGTCCGCGACCGCTGGCGCGAAGCCCCCGGCGCCGGGGTCTGGCAGGACCTCGGCCCCCATCTGATCGATCAGGCCCTCAATCTGTTCGGCCGCCCCGAGGGCATCACCTGCGACCTCGCCATCCAGCGCGACGGCGGCCTGTCGCCCGACCGGGCCCATGCGACCCTGCGCTATGACGGCGGCCTGCGGGTGGTGCTCAACGCCGCCATGCTGATCGCCGCCCCCGATGTCCGCTTTGCCGTCCATGGCTCCAGGGCCAGCTTCCTGACCTCGGGCCTCGACCCGCAGGAGGACCAGCTCAAGGCCGGGATGGTCCCGGGCGCCCCCGGCTGGGGCGTCGATCCCTCTCCCCCGACGATCGTCGAGGGCGAGACCGGCGCCCGCACCTCCGCCCCCGGCCCCGCCGGCGACTATCCCGCCTACTACGCCGCTGTCGCCAAGGCCGTGCGCGGCGAAGGCCCCAACCCGGTCCCGCCGTCGGAAGCCCTGATGGTCATGGAGGTGCTGGAGGCCGGGATGATCAGCAGCCGCGAAGGCAGGGAGGTCGCCCTCTAG
- a CDS encoding response regulator: MHGRWRLFRHDAGQASGPPPWAYVAMFAACLLVGIWSARTFDAIVIWPANGVMLAAALQLHRRQAIRVLAACFVLNIIGNVVRGDPQPFLWLNAVLNLGEACLAALIARRVCGAALDLRRPKRLANFALMAVIPAVLMSAFAILSVVGPMRDYTLPIYIFTLHRFFDMETLGLLLVAPALLLIAKSHRFRSTAPASRLETGVVVALLMVITASCFFQDRTPSLFLIFPFLLLVSFRTAPTWVAVSIIGVAVIGGAATVTGHGPVLMTRLAAWPGLEDVPPLLRQLSVFYLFLLGVIITALPVSTVMSERRRLIQRLKRRTEIAQQARRRAEDADAAKSRFLALMSHEMRTPLNSVTGYAEVLARRPGLDAVAIDQLGHIQRSGDALLMLVEDVLEISRGDDALSLAPLCLSDVIGIAAAPSRIAAEDKGLSLTIDIRPDAGLMFVGDRRRLRQALHHLISNAVKFTERGTVSILADRIDGEVLIAVTDSGCGLDTAGADRLFEAFVQGDDSISRTHIGAGIGLSLVQRHAALMGGSVVVDSRPGDGATFTLRLPLALAEGAAAQAASPAPAPKAAPVDIAEDEDCPAAAPRILVVDDHPANREVARLMLAAVGCETAEACDGDEAIAMAATQDFDLILMDVRMPRVDGLAATRAIRAAGNAVPILAVTADAMPEDAARCLAAGMDDHLPKPISHHALYAAMERLLSGERAEPAAAEVEAEAA; this comes from the coding sequence ATGCACGGTCGCTGGCGACTGTTCAGACATGACGCGGGGCAGGCCTCGGGGCCGCCGCCCTGGGCCTATGTGGCGATGTTCGCCGCCTGTCTGCTGGTCGGCATCTGGAGCGCCCGGACCTTCGACGCCATCGTCATCTGGCCGGCAAACGGCGTCATGCTGGCCGCCGCCCTGCAGTTGCACAGGCGCCAGGCCATCCGCGTCCTGGCCGCCTGTTTCGTCCTCAACATTATCGGCAACGTCGTGCGGGGCGATCCCCAGCCCTTCCTGTGGCTGAACGCCGTGCTCAATCTGGGCGAGGCCTGTCTGGCCGCCCTGATCGCGCGCCGGGTCTGCGGCGCCGCCCTCGACCTGCGCCGGCCCAAGCGTCTCGCCAACTTCGCCCTGATGGCGGTGATCCCGGCCGTGCTGATGTCGGCCTTCGCCATCCTCAGCGTCGTCGGCCCGATGCGCGACTACACCCTGCCGATCTATATCTTCACCCTGCACCGCTTCTTCGACATGGAGACGCTGGGCCTGCTGCTGGTGGCTCCAGCCCTGCTGCTGATCGCCAAGTCGCACCGCTTCCGCTCGACCGCCCCGGCTTCGCGGCTGGAGACGGGGGTCGTGGTCGCCCTGCTCATGGTGATCACCGCCAGCTGCTTCTTCCAGGACCGGACGCCGAGCCTGTTCCTGATCTTCCCCTTCCTGCTGCTGGTTTCCTTCCGAACGGCCCCGACCTGGGTCGCGGTCTCCATCATCGGGGTCGCGGTGATCGGCGGCGCCGCCACCGTCACCGGTCACGGCCCGGTCCTGATGACCCGTCTGGCCGCCTGGCCCGGGCTCGAGGACGTGCCGCCGCTGCTGCGCCAGCTCAGCGTCTTCTATCTGTTCCTGCTGGGGGTGATCATCACCGCCCTGCCGGTGTCGACGGTCATGTCCGAGCGCCGCCGACTGATCCAGCGCCTGAAGCGCCGCACCGAGATCGCCCAGCAGGCCCGCCGTCGCGCCGAGGACGCCGACGCCGCCAAGTCCCGCTTCCTGGCCCTGATGAGCCACGAGATGCGCACCCCGCTGAACAGCGTCACCGGCTATGCCGAGGTCCTGGCCCGCCGCCCCGGTCTGGACGCCGTCGCCATCGACCAGCTGGGCCATATCCAGCGCTCGGGCGACGCCCTGCTGATGCTGGTCGAGGATGTGCTCGAGATCTCGCGCGGCGACGACGCCCTGTCGCTCGCCCCCCTCTGCCTGTCCGACGTCATCGGCATCGCCGCCGCCCCCAGCCGCATCGCGGCCGAGGACAAGGGCCTGAGCCTGACCATCGACATCCGTCCGGATGCGGGCCTCATGTTCGTCGGCGACCGCCGCCGCCTGCGTCAGGCGCTGCATCACCTGATCTCCAATGCGGTGAAATTCACCGAGCGCGGGACCGTCTCCATCCTCGCCGACCGTATCGACGGCGAGGTCCTGATCGCCGTCACCGACAGCGGCTGCGGCCTCGACACGGCCGGCGCCGACCGCCTGTTCGAGGCCTTTGTTCAGGGCGACGATTCCATCAGCCGCACCCATATCGGCGCCGGCATCGGCCTGAGCCTGGTTCAGCGTCACGCGGCCCTGATGGGCGGCTCGGTCGTGGTCGACAGCCGCCCGGGCGACGGCGCCACCTTCACCCTGCGCCTGCCCCTGGCCCTGGCCGAAGGCGCCGCCGCCCAAGCTGCGTCTCCCGCGCCCGCGCCCAAGGCCGCCCCGGTGGATATCGCCGAGGATGAAGACTGCCCCGCCGCCGCCCCGCGCATCCTTGTCGTCGACGACCACCCGGCCAACCGCGAGGTCGCCCGTCTGATGCTGGCCGCCGTCGGCTGCGAGACCGCCGAGGCCTGCGACGGCGACGAAGCCATCGCCATGGCCGCGACCCAGGATTTCGACCTGATCCTGATGGATGTCCGCATGCCGCGCGTCGACGGCCTGGCCGCCACCCGCGCCATCCGCGCGGCCGGCAACGCCGTGCCCATTCTCGCCGTCACCGCCGACGCCATGCCCGAGGACGCCGCCCGCTGCCTCGCCGCCGGCATGGACGACCACCTGCCCAAGCCCATTTCCCACCACGCCCTCTATGCGGCGATGGAGCGGCTGCTGTCCGGCGAACGCGCCGAGCCTGCCGCAGCTGAAGTGGAAGCCGAAGCGGCTTAA
- a CDS encoding ribonucleotide-diphosphate reductase subunit beta: MNAHAIIKPGTPGLLTSSAAYKPFRYPWAFDMWKKQQQVHWMPEEVPLGEDMKDWAVNLNDKERNLLTQIFRFFTQSDIEVADNYMEKYGRVFKPTEVKMMLSAFANMETIHIAAYALLLETIGMPESEFGAFMEYEAMRAKHDYMGQFGVETEADIARTLAMFGGFTEGLQLFASFAMLMNFPRQNKMKGMGQIVSWSVRDESLHCDGIIKLYHAFNKETGCVTPAVADDIVQCCETVVGLEDKFIDLAFEAGDVNGMTPDDIKQYIRFIADWRLRQLKLPELYGIKENPLPWLQSLLSGVEHANFFEARATEYSKAATQGSWHGAEGVWGEFDKMMARRDMSHVPG; encoded by the coding sequence ATGAACGCCCACGCCATCATCAAGCCGGGAACCCCCGGCCTCCTGACCTCCTCGGCCGCCTACAAGCCGTTCCGCTATCCGTGGGCGTTCGACATGTGGAAGAAGCAGCAGCAAGTCCACTGGATGCCCGAGGAAGTGCCTCTGGGCGAGGACATGAAGGACTGGGCCGTCAACCTGAACGACAAGGAGCGCAATCTGCTGACGCAGATCTTCCGCTTCTTCACCCAGTCGGACATCGAGGTCGCGGACAACTACATGGAAAAATACGGTCGGGTGTTCAAACCGACCGAGGTCAAGATGATGCTCTCGGCCTTCGCGAACATGGAGACCATCCATATCGCGGCCTATGCCCTGCTGCTCGAAACCATCGGCATGCCCGAAAGCGAGTTCGGTGCCTTCATGGAATATGAGGCGATGCGGGCCAAGCACGACTACATGGGCCAGTTCGGGGTAGAGACCGAGGCGGACATCGCCCGCACCCTGGCCATGTTCGGCGGCTTCACCGAGGGGCTTCAGCTGTTCGCGTCGTTCGCGATGCTGATGAACTTCCCGCGCCAGAACAAGATGAAGGGCATGGGGCAGATCGTGTCCTGGTCGGTGCGCGACGAAAGCCTGCACTGCGACGGCATCATCAAGCTCTATCACGCCTTCAACAAGGAAACGGGCTGCGTCACCCCGGCCGTCGCCGATGACATCGTCCAGTGCTGCGAGACCGTGGTCGGTCTGGAAGACAAGTTCATCGACCTGGCCTTCGAGGCCGGCGACGTGAACGGCATGACGCCGGACGACATCAAGCAATACATCCGCTTCATCGCCGACTGGCGCCTGCGTCAGCTCAAGCTGCCCGAGCTCTACGGCATCAAGGAAAACCCCCTGCCCTGGCTGCAGTCCCTGCTGTCGGGCGTCGAACACGCCAACTTCTTCGAGGCCCGCGCCACCGAATACTCCAAGGCCGCCACGCAAGGGTCCTGGCACGGCGCCGAAGGCGTCTGGGGCGAGTTCGACAAGATGATGGCCCGCCGCGACATGAGCCACGTCCCGGGGTGA
- a CDS encoding molybdopterin-dependent oxidoreductase, producing the protein MSSLNRRSWLVRALATAGVMALSACERGSQIGTRLLVSAESLTKAAQRLILPRDALAPEYGADQISPDFKPNGSIDPAAADYLALKANGFADYRLEIGGLVERPLRLSLAELRARPSRIQITKHDCVEGWTAIGQWSGAKLSALLDEAGLRPEAKYIVFHCFDALTQTEDGPRYYESIDLIDARHPQTILAYDMNGEVLGVPHGAPLRLRVERQLGYKHAKYIRRIEAVESFDHIEGGKGGYWPDRGYEWYAGI; encoded by the coding sequence GTGAGTAGTCTGAACCGCCGGAGCTGGCTGGTCAGAGCCCTTGCCACCGCCGGGGTCATGGCCCTGTCGGCCTGCGAGCGCGGGTCGCAGATCGGGACCCGGTTGCTGGTCTCGGCCGAGAGCCTGACCAAGGCGGCCCAACGGCTGATCCTGCCCCGCGACGCCCTGGCCCCGGAATATGGGGCTGACCAGATCTCGCCCGACTTCAAGCCCAACGGCTCGATCGACCCGGCGGCGGCCGACTATCTGGCGCTCAAGGCCAACGGTTTCGCCGACTACCGGCTGGAGATCGGCGGTCTGGTGGAACGCCCCTTACGCCTTTCGCTGGCCGAGCTCAGGGCCCGGCCGTCCCGCATCCAGATCACCAAACACGACTGCGTCGAGGGCTGGACGGCGATCGGCCAGTGGTCGGGGGCGAAGCTGTCGGCCCTGCTGGACGAGGCCGGCCTCAGGCCCGAGGCGAAATACATCGTCTTCCACTGTTTCGACGCCCTGACCCAGACCGAGGACGGGCCCCGGTACTATGAGAGCATCGACCTGATCGACGCCCGCCACCCCCAGACCATCCTCGCCTACGACATGAACGGCGAGGTCCTGGGCGTTCCGCACGGCGCGCCCCTGAGGCTGAGGGTCGAGCGGCAGCTGGGCTACAAACACGCCAAATACATCCGGCGGATCGAGGCGGTCGAAAGCTTCGACCATATCGAGGGCGGCAAGGGCGGTTACTGGCCCGACCGCGGCTATGAATGGTACGCGGGGATCTAG
- a CDS encoding HPr family phosphocarrier protein, with product MPTSSATANICNTRGLHARASAKFVKLASSFESEIQVTRDGTTVDARSIMGLLMLGAGNGCTIDISAEGSDAAEAIEALNELVATRFGEDE from the coding sequence ATGCCCACATCCTCGGCCACCGCGAACATCTGCAACACCCGGGGTCTGCACGCCCGGGCCTCGGCCAAGTTCGTGAAGCTGGCCTCCAGCTTCGAATCCGAGATCCAGGTCACGCGCGACGGCACCACGGTGGACGCCCGCTCGATCATGGGCCTGCTGATGCTGGGCGCCGGCAACGGCTGCACCATCGACATCTCCGCCGAGGGCTCCGACGCCGCCGAGGCCATCGAGGCCTTGAACGAACTGGTCGCCACCCGCTTCGGGGAAGACGAATAG
- a CDS encoding stimulus-sensing domain-containing protein — protein MASDTDTAKADPAREGEEATTRRLKRFGGSRLGGLILVLNLLSLLILFGGALLLNEWRRGLVEAREETLIAQAELLANVLADKEYTVGEPIPQFNIEKTPGLLRDIFIPEGQRARLYDADGLLFLDSYTVTENIPGAPLPPARPAGSRAPDTRKTEERNAATVRKAEAALIAEVERALRGEPQAEVRVSETGDRVVSVSIPVRHVQKILGVLTLEAGDVDEILDNQRRALTPFALVALAVNLLASLLLHLFVARPVMRLSAAADEVKQGRARAISLPDLEGRKDEIGDLARSLESMTETLSDRMDAIEAFAADVSHEIKNPLTSIRSALETLDLVKDQSQRDRLTALLQADVKRLDRLITDISNASRLDAELSRDRPRPIDLNVLIGDIVGIYETTAKPGEATVRLTPGTGDTRVLGRDGPLGQVFRNLIDNARSFSPAGGEVRVELHRNEADPTRALSVTVDDDGPGIPSDNLETVFERFYTSRPRGQGMGGTVFGANSGLGLSIVRQIVEAHGGRVIAENRASPDGSVAGARFRVDLPTTHLAVIRRG, from the coding sequence ATGGCGTCGGATACCGATACCGCGAAAGCTGATCCCGCCCGCGAGGGTGAAGAGGCCACGACCCGCCGCCTGAAACGCTTCGGCGGGTCGCGGCTGGGCGGGCTGATTCTCGTCCTGAACCTGCTCAGCCTGCTGATCCTGTTCGGCGGCGCCCTGCTGCTCAACGAGTGGCGGCGCGGCCTGGTCGAGGCGCGCGAGGAAACCCTGATCGCCCAGGCCGAGCTGCTGGCCAATGTGCTGGCGGACAAGGAATATACGGTCGGCGAGCCGATCCCGCAGTTCAACATCGAAAAGACCCCCGGCCTGCTGCGGGACATCTTCATCCCCGAGGGCCAGAGGGCGCGTCTCTACGACGCTGACGGCCTGCTGTTCCTCGACAGCTATACGGTCACCGAAAACATTCCCGGCGCCCCCCTGCCCCCGGCACGGCCAGCCGGGTCCCGGGCGCCGGACACGCGCAAGACGGAAGAACGCAACGCCGCCACAGTCCGCAAGGCGGAGGCCGCCCTGATCGCCGAGGTCGAGCGCGCCCTGCGCGGCGAACCCCAGGCCGAGGTGCGCGTGTCGGAGACCGGCGACCGCGTGGTCTCCGTCTCCATTCCCGTGCGCCATGTCCAGAAGATCCTCGGCGTCCTGACGCTGGAGGCTGGCGACGTCGACGAAATCCTCGACAACCAGCGCCGGGCCCTGACGCCCTTCGCCCTGGTGGCCCTGGCGGTCAACCTTCTGGCGTCGCTCTTGCTGCACCTGTTCGTGGCCCGGCCGGTGATGCGGCTGTCGGCCGCCGCCGACGAGGTCAAACAGGGCCGCGCCCGCGCCATCTCCCTGCCCGACCTCGAAGGCCGCAAGGACGAGATCGGCGACCTGGCCCGCTCGCTGGAGAGCATGACCGAGACCCTGTCGGACCGGATGGACGCCATCGAGGCCTTCGCCGCCGACGTCTCGCATGAGATCAAGAACCCCCTGACCTCGATCCGCTCGGCGCTGGAGACCCTCGACCTCGTCAAGGACCAGAGCCAGCGCGACCGGCTGACCGCCCTGCTCCAGGCCGACGTCAAACGGCTGGACCGGCTGATCACCGACATCTCCAACGCCTCGCGCCTCGATGCCGAACTGTCGCGCGACCGGCCCCGGCCGATCGACCTCAATGTCCTGATCGGCGACATCGTCGGCATCTATGAGACCACCGCCAAGCCGGGCGAGGCGACGGTACGTCTGACGCCCGGGACCGGCGACACCCGGGTGCTGGGCCGCGACGGGCCGCTGGGTCAGGTGTTCCGCAACCTGATCGACAACGCCCGCTCGTTCAGCCCGGCGGGCGGCGAGGTCCGGGTCGAGCTGCATCGCAACGAGGCCGATCCGACACGGGCGCTCAGCGTGACCGTCGACGACGACGGCCCCGGCATCCCTTCCGACAACCTCGAGACGGTCTTCGAACGCTTCTACACCTCCCGGCCCCGAGGTCAGGGGATGGGGGGCACGGTCTTCGGCGCCAACTCGGGCCTCGGCCTGTCTATCGTGCGCCAGATCGTCGAGGCCCACGGCGGCCGGGTCATCGCCGAGAACCGCGCGAGCCCGGACGGTTCGGTCGCCGGCGCCCGCTTCCGCGTCGATCTGCCGACGACTCATCTGGCTGTCATCCGGCGCGGCTAG